Proteins encoded by one window of Elaeis guineensis isolate ETL-2024a chromosome 12, EG11, whole genome shotgun sequence:
- the LOC105054593 gene encoding LOW QUALITY PROTEIN: peroxisomal membrane protein 11C (The sequence of the model RefSeq protein was modified relative to this genomic sequence to represent the inferred CDS: inserted 1 base in 1 codon; substituted 1 base at 1 genomic stop codon) produces MTALDATRAELALLVLYLNKAEARDKICRAIQYGSKFLSNGEPGNAXNVDKSTSLAXKVFRLLEFVNNLHALISPPSKGTPLPLILLGKSKNALLSTFLFLDQIVWAGRTGIYQNKEHVELIGRISLFCWMGSSACTTVIELAEIGRLSASMKKLEKELKQKKYENEKYLNKIKQSNERLLALIKASMYIVVAVGLLQLAPKKVTPCVTGAFGFMSSLISCYQLLPAPSKSKTS; encoded by the exons ATGACGGCACTAGATGCCACAAGGGCAGAGCTTGCTCTCTTAGTTTTGTATCTGAACAAAGCTGAAGCTAGGGACAAAATTTGTAGGGCTATCCAGTATGGGTCAAAATTCTTGAGCAATGGAGAGCCTGGTAATG CAAATGTTGACAAATCAACTAGTCTAGCATGAAAAGTCTTCCGACTTTTGGAG TTTGTCAACAATTTGCATGCTCTTATTAGTCCACCTTCCAAAGGAACTCCACTCCCACTGATTTTGCTTGGAAAG TCCAAAAACGCACTGTTATCAACTTTCTTGTTTCTAGATCAAATTGTATGGGCAGGCAGGACAGGAATTTACCAG AACAAAGAGCATGTGGAGCTAATTGGCAGGATATCCCTTTTCTGCTGGATGGGTTCTTCTGCTTGCACCACCGTAATTGAG CTGGCTGAGATTGGAAGGTTGTCTGCATCAATGAAGAAGTTAGAGAAGGAACTAAAGCAGAAAAAATATGAA AATGAGAAATACCTAAACAAAATTAAACAGTCCAATGAGAGGTTGCTAGCCCTAATCAAAGCATCTATGTATATTGTGGTCGCGGTTGGACTGCTTCAACTTGCACCAAAGAAGGTCACTCCCTGTGTGACAGGGGCATTTGGATTTATGAGCTCTCTTATTTCTTGTTATCAG TTGCTTCCTGCCCCATCAAAGTCCAAGACATCATGA